The window acgTCTGTTAGAATCGGATACAACGTTGTGTTCATGGTTGGGATTCGAGATGGACCTGATTCTTCGTCTGATTCTACCATTACCTTCTGATTTAGGTATGGTCGATACAGAAATGGGTTGTTTGGGTTTACATAACGCTGAGGTATTGGCTGAACGAGGCTTGATACGTCCCCTGATAGAGGGTTTTGAACCTGTTGCGCTGGGTATGGAAGATAGGGCGGAGGAAGTGCCGCCCACCCTCGTCGAGGGGAGGGAAGAGTAGAGACGGCGGAGGAGCATCGCAGAGGTGGTGAAGTGCGATGTATACTATGAAGCCCAGTCAAGATAGATGGGAGATGTAAGccaaagaaaggaaaggaaacgAGAGGAGCGAGTCGGAACGAATCAACGATTTCGAGGTGGTGAACGATGACATCACGTGACTTTGCTCTTTCACTTCCAAAGGTTGAAAAACCCCAATGTTAATGCGACCTAGTTCAGTTCAAAAGTTGCAAAGACCATAGCCATTCTCAGATCAGATACATCGACAGTCTGAACCGCAATACAATGTCAAAACGGACACACGATCAAGTGGAAGCAACAGAAAtggaagctggaccatcaacaGGTATATCTTTGACTCCGAGTACCAATGGTGTCAACACACCGGATCATGCCAATGTCGGATTACTGCAAATACCTCAGGTGCGTCAAGATAATACGCATATGTACTGAGACAATAGATAAGTGAACGAGGGCTGATAATTGTTTTGTGGTCATAGAAACGGTTCTATAGGCAGAGAGCACATGCGAATGTATTTGTGGACCATGAGCTGGATTAGTGAGTTTGAATTTTGATTTTCCTCTAACAACCATCCGAATTggaatgggagatgaagagttCCCCATATGTAATATTTTAAGACCAAAGGTATACTGACCTCTTTCTTTGTTATTTGTTATTTGGTATAGCCCAAAATCACCCTCTGCAATGGACTGGTCATTCCATTACCCTCAATACTTTTCTTATCCGGACCAAGCCGAACCCCTCCCTGGACAAAATATCAAGAAAGTGGAATGGGCGGATGTAGGTTGTGGGTTTGGAGGACTGTTGATGGCTTTGGCACCGATGTTTCCTGATACCTTGATGTTGGGTGAGTAAGCAGAACGCAGAACGCAATGATCTTTTCATCATACCTGTTCCGCTGTTCTGAGACTAAGATATGGCATTCactcaatatcatcaataaccAAACTCTTGTTCCAGATTGTGAAGCTGACCTCATTCTTCATGATCTGTAGGAATGGAAATCCGGACATCCGTGACTAAATATGTGACCGACCGAATTGCTGCCACCCGtcaatcccaatctctcTTACCTTCCGAATCGTCCGAGAAGAAACCAGGAGAATACCAGAACGTCTCGGTGATACGAGCGAATGCGATGAAACACATAACGAACTTTTTCGATAAGGGTCAGGTGGGTTTAGTCAACCTGACAAGAGGAATTCTCTGTATGACATTATTATTATGCTAATTTGCTGCTTTTGATTTTAGCTATCCAAGATATTCTTCTTATTCCCCGATCCTCACTTTAAGAATCGTAAACAGAAAGCGAGAATCATAACGTGAGTAATAGCTTCCTTCAAAGGTAGAGAGAATTATTGCTGATTTTTAGGTACTATTGATATAGTCCAGGCTTATTAGCTGAATACGCATACGTGCTTAGACCAGGTGGTATCTTATATACGGTAACTGATGTGAAAGGTGAATACCGACCGACCTTCGTCGCGCTGTGTATAAAAAATCATCAGACTGATATTGGtatttctttctttttgCACAGACCTTCACGATTGGATGGCTCATCATCTAAATAATCACCCACTATTCATTCCTATCCccaatttggatttggaggatgatccgaTATTGGAAGCTGCCCGTACGTCCAcagaggaagggaagaaggtggaaaggaATAAAGGTGATAAGTGGGTTGCGTGCTTCAGGAGGGCTGAGAATCCGGAGTGAGACATCTATCTTTTCTCGTGATCATTTGTATGCACATCATTTTATGAATATAATAGTCATCTTCCATAAGCATGGCATGTAGGTATGAACAGATTAGCTTGTTATACAAAGGACATGTCGGAATATGTTCCATTGTTTCTACTCGATCATCAAAGGGATGATCGCCATGAAGATGCTTGCGGCA of the Kwoniella mangroviensis CBS 8507 chromosome 3, whole genome shotgun sequence genome contains:
- a CDS encoding tRNA (guanine-N(7)-)-methyltransferase; translation: MSKRTHDQVEATEMEAGPSTGISLTPSTNGVNTPDHANVGLLQIPQKRFYRQRAHANVFVDHELDYPKSPSAMDWSFHYPQYFSYPDQAEPLPGQNIKKVEWADVGCGFGGLLMALAPMFPDTLMLGMEIRTSVTKYVTDRIAATRQSQSLLPSESSEKKPGEYQNVSVIRANAMKHITNFFDKGQLSKIFFLFPDPHFKNRKQKARIITPGLLAEYAYVLRPGGILYTVTDVKDLHDWMAHHLNNHPLFIPIPNLDLEDDPILEAARTSTEEGKKVERNKGDKWVACFRRAENPE